Proteins co-encoded in one Bubalus bubalis isolate 160015118507 breed Murrah chromosome 7, NDDB_SH_1, whole genome shotgun sequence genomic window:
- the AREG gene encoding amphiregulin isoform X1 produces MFAHLAPEPEPREPEPRDREASFRSCLQCPRLAGPASSATRPPASQLSATTASSRPQLPAELPQRPRRRRSEGPMRAPLLPPAPVVLSLLIFGSAHYTAGLDVNDTYSGKGEPFSGDHSADRFEVTSRSEISSASETPPGGELSSAIDYDYAEEYDNEPQISGYIVDDSVRAPRTGEGIASDNMKTVAVEQVVKPKKNKTENEKTSDKPKRKKKGGKSGKNRRNRKKKNLCDTEFQNFCIHGKCTFLEQLETVSCQCYSEYFGERCGEKSMKTQSMVDSDLSKIALAAIAAFVSAMTFTAIAVFITILLRRRYLRGYEGVAEERKKLRQENGNAHAVA; encoded by the exons ATGTTCGCACACCTGGCGCCCGAGCCTGAGCCCAGGGAACCTGAGCCCAGGGATCGCGAGGCGAGCTTCAGGAGCTGCCTCCAGTGCCCCAGGCTGGCCGGGCCTGCGAGCTCGGCCACGCGGCCCCCCGCGTCCCAGCTCTCGGCCACCACCGCCTCCTCCCGCCCGCAGCTCCCGGCCGAGTTGCCCCAGAGACCGCGACGCCGCCGCTCCGAGGGACCAATGAGAGCCCCGCTGCTGCCGCCGGCGCCCGTGGTGCTGTCGCTCCTCATCTTTGGCTCAG CCCATTATACTGCCGGATTAGACGTCAATGACACCTACTCTGGAAAAGGGGAACCATTTTCTGGGGACCACAGTGCTGACAGATTTGAGGTGACCTCAAGAAGTGAGATTTCCTCTGCAAGTGAAACGCCTCCTGGTGGTGAACTGTCCTCCGCGATCGACTATGACTATGCAGAAGAGTATGATAATGAACCACAGATATCTGGCTATATTGTAGATGATTCAGTCAGAG CTCCCAGAACTGGTGAAGGAATAGCAAGTGATAACATGAAGACAGTGGCAG ttgaacaGGTAGTTAAGCCTAAGAAAAACAAAACGGAAAATGAAAAGACTTCAGATaaacccaagagaaagaaaaagggaggcaaaagtggaaaaaatagaagaaacagaaagaagaaaaatctgtgTGATACAGAATTTCAGAATTTCTGCATTCATGGAAAATGCACATTTTTAGAGCAACTGGAAACAGTATCATGCCA ATGTTATTCAGAGTACTTTGGTGAACGATGTGGGGAAAAGTCCATGAAGACTCAGAGCATGGTCGACAGCGATTTATCAAAAATTGCTTTAGCAGCTATAGCTGCTTTCGTCTCTGCCATGACCTTCACAGCTATTGCTGTTTTTATTACAATCCT GCTTCGAAGACGATACCTCAGGGGATATGAAGGTGTCGCTGAAGAACGAAAGAAACTTCGACAAGAAAATGGAAATGCACATGCTGTAGCATAA
- the AREG gene encoding amphiregulin isoform X2 produces MFAHLAPEPEPREPEPRDREASFRSCLQCPRLAGPASSATRPPASQLSATTASSRPQLPAELPQRPRRRRSEGPMRAPLLPPAPVVLSLLIFGSAHYTAGLDVNDTYSGKGEPFSGDHSADRFEVTSRSEISSASETPPGGELSSAIDYDYAEEYDNEPQISGYIVDDSVRVEQVVKPKKNKTENEKTSDKPKRKKKGGKSGKNRRNRKKKNLCDTEFQNFCIHGKCTFLEQLETVSCQCYSEYFGERCGEKSMKTQSMVDSDLSKIALAAIAAFVSAMTFTAIAVFITILLRRRYLRGYEGVAEERKKLRQENGNAHAVA; encoded by the exons ATGTTCGCACACCTGGCGCCCGAGCCTGAGCCCAGGGAACCTGAGCCCAGGGATCGCGAGGCGAGCTTCAGGAGCTGCCTCCAGTGCCCCAGGCTGGCCGGGCCTGCGAGCTCGGCCACGCGGCCCCCCGCGTCCCAGCTCTCGGCCACCACCGCCTCCTCCCGCCCGCAGCTCCCGGCCGAGTTGCCCCAGAGACCGCGACGCCGCCGCTCCGAGGGACCAATGAGAGCCCCGCTGCTGCCGCCGGCGCCCGTGGTGCTGTCGCTCCTCATCTTTGGCTCAG CCCATTATACTGCCGGATTAGACGTCAATGACACCTACTCTGGAAAAGGGGAACCATTTTCTGGGGACCACAGTGCTGACAGATTTGAGGTGACCTCAAGAAGTGAGATTTCCTCTGCAAGTGAAACGCCTCCTGGTGGTGAACTGTCCTCCGCGATCGACTATGACTATGCAGAAGAGTATGATAATGAACCACAGATATCTGGCTATATTGTAGATGATTCAGTCAGAG ttgaacaGGTAGTTAAGCCTAAGAAAAACAAAACGGAAAATGAAAAGACTTCAGATaaacccaagagaaagaaaaagggaggcaaaagtggaaaaaatagaagaaacagaaagaagaaaaatctgtgTGATACAGAATTTCAGAATTTCTGCATTCATGGAAAATGCACATTTTTAGAGCAACTGGAAACAGTATCATGCCA ATGTTATTCAGAGTACTTTGGTGAACGATGTGGGGAAAAGTCCATGAAGACTCAGAGCATGGTCGACAGCGATTTATCAAAAATTGCTTTAGCAGCTATAGCTGCTTTCGTCTCTGCCATGACCTTCACAGCTATTGCTGTTTTTATTACAATCCT GCTTCGAAGACGATACCTCAGGGGATATGAAGGTGTCGCTGAAGAACGAAAGAAACTTCGACAAGAAAATGGAAATGCACATGCTGTAGCATAA